ATTTACTTATAAAAGGAAAAATGCCATCTGAAAAGGATTCAAAAATGTTTGAATCTGTACTTGTTTCATTTTGTGACCATGGTGTTACACCTCCTAGTACACAGGTTTCCAGACTTATGGCCTCCACTGGTTCTTCAATGAATAGCTGTGTTTCAGGAGGACTCTTATCCTTTGGAAAATATCATGCAGGAGCTCTGGAACGTTCAATGAAGATTTTACAAGAACTGGTTCAAAATGGGGTTATAGGATACAATGGACCACTTGAATCCCATCATGATATAAGAGCAGTTGCAGGTGTTGTTGTTGATGAATTTTTTAACAACAATGAAAAAATACCAGGTTTTGGTCACAGATATCATTCAGAAGATCCTCGTGCCAGTAAACTTATAAAAATTGCAGAGGAATATGGATGTAACGGTGTACACACCGAACTTGCACTTGCAATCGAAGAGATACTATTTGAAATTAAAGGAATCAAGATGAATATTGATGGAGCAAATGCAGGGATACTTTCTGACCTTGGCTTTGATTGGAGTCTTGGAACTGGTGTTTTTATGATGGGCCGACTTCCTGGAATTATTTCACATGTTTTTGAAGAAAAAACTATTGAACCCCCCTTCAGAAAAATATTTGACGTTGATGAAATACACTATCAAGACACAGAGGTGAAAACACGAAGTTTAGCTAGAGTGATGAATAAGAATAATAAATAAAATTGCATTTATTAGAGTTATTTTCTTATTGAAAATTAATTTAAAAAAATCAAATAGTAAAAGATAAATATAACTCAAAATAGATTTTCCAACATAATCATGGTGATTTAAATGACAACGATATCGGAAGCTATTACTACCATTAAAAAGGCTGAAAATGATGCTGAGAAATTAATAGAAGATACAAAAGAGAAATCGGTCCAAAAAATAGAAGAGTCCTGCTTAAAATCAAAGGAGATTATTGAAAAATCCAAGGAGGAATCTCTTGGTGAAGCTGAAAACATGTTGTTTGAAGCTGAAACTAATGCCAAAAAAGAAGCCTTGCATATATCCAATAAAACAGCTGAAGAAATTGAAATAAATAAAAAAACAGCAATGGATAAGGTAGATGAGGCATCGGACATAATTGTAAGAAGTATTTTATAGTGTGAGTACCATGTTCAAGCCGGCAAAGATGAAGAAGCTCAAGATAATTACTTTGGATCAGTATGCTGATTCTGTTGTGAAATCACTTCACGAATCAGGTTTAGTACAGATCTATGACATATCTGAGCGAATACAACAAGATGCAGAGTGGAAACAAATTCTAAGACCTTCTCATGCAACTCCTTTTCTAGGTAAAATTTCCTCCCTTTTAATGAAAGTAACTGGAACAGCAGACTTTTTAGATTCTGTAAGTAAGAAGGATGAAGGGATTTTAACTATTGCCAAAGGATTTATTAATCCTCCTCAAATTGAGAAAAAGGAAGTTGAACAAGTAGAAGTTGAAAAACTTTTATCAAATGCAGAAGAAATCCTAAATCAGGTTGAATCACAAACCAACCCCTTGGAAGAAAAGCTAAATGAACTTGAAACAGAAAATTCAAGACTGAAAAACGCCATTAATGTAGCTGAAAATTTAATAAAATTTGATGTTAATATTGGTGACTTGGCAGAAACAAAATACGTCTCTGTTATAGCAGGCAAAATTGCTTTAGATTCCTTTAAACAATTTAAAGAAGGTATGAAAGATTTACCCGATGAAATTGTGGTTTTTGATAATGACAGTACAGATAAAGAATTTAAAATACTATTGGTGGTTACCCTTAAACAAAACGGGGACAAAATTGCCAGTCTGTTAAGGAAATTAGAATTTGAAAGATTCGAATTAACTGGTCTCTCTGGTAAACCTGAGGAGATTATTGAAAATTCAGAATCAGAAATAGAATCCATTGCAAAAGAAAAAGAATTAATTTTAAACAATTTAGCAGAAATTTCTGCAGAATGGCATTCTGAATTATTGGTTTTAAAAGAACTGCTTGAAATTGAAAAACAACGCAGCGAAATATTCTCATCGTTTGGTGAAACCGAAAACACTGTTATGTTTGAAGGATGGGTTACAAAGAAAAATCTTGAAAAAACCCTCGGTATTATTGAAAACATGACTGATGGTCATTCAATTGTAGATGTATCCGATCCAGATGTTGATAAGGATAAAATACCAGTGCACTTGGATAACCCAAGGTTTGCCAAGCCATATGAAATGTTCGTTCATATGTACTCCCCACCAGATTACAGGGAGTTTGATCCAACAATTTTAATGGCAATTATATTTCCGTTCTTCTTTGGTTACTGTTTAACAGATGCCGGATACGGAATTGTTGATGCAATTTTAGGTTTAATTATATTTAGAGGACTGGGTAGAAACAGCAAACTCATGTCTAACATAGGTCTTATTCTGATTGCTTGCGGTGCATGGGCATTTATACTTGGAATGGTTACCAATGGTTTCATTGGAGATTTATTCCCAAGATGGATACTTGGCGCACCACTTCCAACAACAATTGGAGCTATTGATGCATTTGTTCATCCTGAGATCATCCTTGTAATCGCATTAATAGTTGGTGTTTTACATATAAACATGGGTCTGTTAATAGGATCATACAACAATATAACCCGTGGAGATGTAAGGGAAGCACTTGGTTCACAAATAGTTTGGTTTGTTCTCGAAGCTGGTATTATTATACTTGCATTGTTCTACATATCTGGTTCTATGATGAGTGGCGCCATATTTGGAGGTCCTATAATTCTTTTAAGCCTTATAATGCTCATTTACTTCAATGGAGCATTTGGTCTTATGGATCTTACAGGATTCCTTGGAACCATATTATCATACGCCAGGCTATTGGCATTGTGTCTTTCAACAGGCGGTATAGCCATGACAGTTAACATATTAACAGGACTCTGTGAAAGCATGATTCCAGTTATTGGTATTGTATTAGCCCCAATTGTATTCATTGGAGGACATATAGCCAATTGTGCATTCCAGAGTTTGGGTGCATTTATAAATTCATTACGTTTGCATTACGTTGAGTACTTTGCTCAGTTTTACATAGGTGGAAGTCAAAAGTTCAAAGCCTTCCGAACAAAAAGAAGACATACAGAATTAGGAGGTAAATAATATGGTAGAAATTGTATTAGGAACAGCATTAGCAGCAATCGGCGCAGGTATAGCGGTCGGAATGGCTGGTTTAGGATCAGGTATAGGACAAGGAATTGCAGCAGCAGGAAGTGTAGGTGCAGTAGCAGAAGACCCTGATATGTTTGCAAGAGGTATTATTTTCACAGCATTGCCAGAAACACAAGCTATATACGGTTTCTTGATTGCCATTCTGCTCCTGGTTTTCTCAGGAATTATGGGTACAGGAAATTCATTAACTGTAGCATCAGGATTAGTCGCTGTAGGTGCAGGTGCTGCAGTTGGATTTGCAGGTTTAGGTTCAGGTATGGGTCAAGGTATAACAGCATCTTCTGCTGTTGGAGCCGTTGTTGAAGAACCAGACATGTTTGCAAGAGGTATTATATTTACAGCTCTATCAGAGACACAGGCTATATACGGTTTCCTTATTGCTATATTGCTTATGGTCTTCGGTGGAATTCTTGGAGGATAAGACATGAGTGCCGGGACAGGGAAAATATTCTCAAGTATAATGTCAGATGCTCAATTCAAAGCGGATTCTGTATTGGAAGAAGCTGAGAAGGAAAGCACCTCCATTTTAGGAGAAGGCGAAAAGATTTCCATTATTGAAAAGGAAAAAATCTTAGAAGACGGTAAAAAACAGTCTGCAATGAGGTATCAACAGATAATCTCTGAAGCTAAGATGAACTCGAGAAGGATGGAACTTGAGGCAAGAGAAGAAATAATAGAAAAATCCTTTAAAAAAGCTGAAGAAAAGCTTGCAGAAATTGCGTCTTCAACATCCGAAGAATATAAAGAATCTCTTAAAAATATTATAACAGAAGCTGCATTGGAAATTGGAGGCGGAGAACTTATTATACTCCTCAAACAGGAAGATGTAGCTAAAATAAAAGATTCTATATCGTCAATAGAAAATGAAGTTAAAGAAAAAACAAGTAACGAAACTAAGTTAGAGATAGGGGATAACATCAACACCATTGGTGGATCTATAGTAAAAACTAAAAATGGTGATATAGAAGTTAACAACACTATCGAAGCAAGGATGCTTAGATTTAAAAAATCTCTAAGATCAGAAGTTGCACGTATACTTTTCAAATGATAGGGGAGATTTAAATGGTAGAAGATATTGCTACAATAGTTACTTCACTTGGATTTCCCTCGGTTGAAGCTTTTATCGGTGCAATGTTCCTAGTATTGGCAGTTGTGGCAGTAATAGTGGTTGTATCAACTATAAAACCTGTGTTAGATATGTTCCCCTACACTTATCCTAATGCTAGGGTAAGGGCAAGAACTGGAAGGTTGTTCACTGAAAAAGAGTTTTCAGAGATTGTTGAATCACAGAACATTGAAGAGGTTAAAAATTACCTACGAAGTGTACCTGATTATGCAAAGTACATTGATCAGTATCCTCTGGAAAAAGCACTGGACACTCAACTTGCAGAAACATACGATCTAATTGCAAGGATTACACCAGATAACAGTAAAGAAGTTTTCCAGTTTTTACTAAAAAAATGGGATATTAGGAATATCAAAAGTATTATAATCGCTAAAGAAGCAGGTCTAAGCTCAGAAGAAACTTTAAATCTAATAGTGCCATTTGGTGCACTTACTGATAAATTAGACAGCCTTATTGAAGCAGACAATGTTACAGAAGTACTTAATGCCCTTGAAGGCACTGAATATCCAAAAATTTTAGAGGATGCAATTCCTATTTACAATGAAACAGGCTTGCTGTTACCTTTAGAAGCATCTCTAGACAAATATTTATTAAAAAACCTCTTAAGAGCTTCAGCAACTCCTGAAGATGATAACACAAGTCTTCTTCATAACTATATTGGTACTATGGTTGATGTTGCAAATATCAAGATTATTATTAGGGCCAAAGCAGACGATCTTAAGTTTGAAGACATTGAAGCATATATGATTTCAGATGGTTATCAAATCAGGGAATGGAAGCTAAAGGAACTTATGGAAGCTGAAGATGTTGCTGGCGTTGTAAATGGATTGGAAGGTACAGATTATGCACCTATGCTATCAGATGCAATGTCAGATTATACTGAAACAAATTCCATGGCAAGTTTTGAAAATGCATTGGATAGTCACTTAACTAAAACAGCTAAAACCATATCATTGAAAAATCAGTTTGGGATAGGACCTATGATAGGATTTTTAAATAGGAAGGAAAGTGAAGTAAAGAAATTAAAAATCATAGCTAGAGGTAAAAGGGAAGCTGGATTCTCAACTTCAATGATTAAGGAGATGTTGATATGAAATCAAGTATAGCTGTGATGGCTGATGAAGATACAGTAACAGGTTTTATGCTCGGAGGTATTAAAGAAGGATACCCTGTTAAGGATATGGAAAAAGCTGGAGAAATTCTTGAAGATCTAGTAAAAAAGGATTTTTCAGTCATAATAACAACCGAGAAAATAGGTGACAAATTTAGAGACACTATAGATAAATTAACAAGTGAACGCGCACTGCCTATGATAATTGAAATACCAGACAAAACAGGCTCGATTGAAAGGGAATCTGATCCTATGAGAGAGCTAATAAGAAGAGTAATTGGGGTTGAGATGGTAAAATGATTACTGGAAATATAATAAAAATAGCAGGACCTGTTATTGTCGGAAACGGCATGAAAGGAACCCAAATGTATGAAATGGTTAAAGTCGGGAACGACAAGCTCATTGGAGAAATAATTGAACTCGAAGGTGACACAGCAACCATACAAGTATATGAAGAAACAGCAGGTATGAAACCTGGTGAACCTATTGAAAGTACAGGAGGACCATTATCAGTTGAACTGGGCCCCGGTATAATTGGATCAATATTCGATGGAATTCAGAGGCCTC
This sequence is a window from Methanobacterium sp. SMA-27. Protein-coding genes within it:
- a CDS encoding citryl-CoA lyase; this translates as MAIGRETVENILKLTNPKWKTSITRIEPNKIVTRGYPQEDLIGNISYPEMAYLLIKGKMPSEKDSKMFESVLVSFCDHGVTPPSTQVSRLMASTGSSMNSCVSGGLLSFGKYHAGALERSMKILQELVQNGVIGYNGPLESHHDIRAVAGVVVDEFFNNNEKIPGFGHRYHSEDPRASKLIKIAEEYGCNGVHTELALAIEEILFEIKGIKMNIDGANAGILSDLGFDWSLGTGVFMMGRLPGIISHVFEEKTIEPPFRKIFDVDEIHYQDTEVKTRSLARVMNKNNK
- a CDS encoding ATP synthase subunit H; this encodes MTTISEAITTIKKAENDAEKLIEDTKEKSVQKIEESCLKSKEIIEKSKEESLGEAENMLFEAETNAKKEALHISNKTAEEIEINKKTAMDKVDEASDIIVRSIL
- a CDS encoding V-type ATP synthase subunit I; amino-acid sequence: MFKPAKMKKLKIITLDQYADSVVKSLHESGLVQIYDISERIQQDAEWKQILRPSHATPFLGKISSLLMKVTGTADFLDSVSKKDEGILTIAKGFINPPQIEKKEVEQVEVEKLLSNAEEILNQVESQTNPLEEKLNELETENSRLKNAINVAENLIKFDVNIGDLAETKYVSVIAGKIALDSFKQFKEGMKDLPDEIVVFDNDSTDKEFKILLVVTLKQNGDKIASLLRKLEFERFELTGLSGKPEEIIENSESEIESIAKEKELILNNLAEISAEWHSELLVLKELLEIEKQRSEIFSSFGETENTVMFEGWVTKKNLEKTLGIIENMTDGHSIVDVSDPDVDKDKIPVHLDNPRFAKPYEMFVHMYSPPDYREFDPTILMAIIFPFFFGYCLTDAGYGIVDAILGLIIFRGLGRNSKLMSNIGLILIACGAWAFILGMVTNGFIGDLFPRWILGAPLPTTIGAIDAFVHPEIILVIALIVGVLHINMGLLIGSYNNITRGDVREALGSQIVWFVLEAGIIILALFYISGSMMSGAIFGGPIILLSLIMLIYFNGAFGLMDLTGFLGTILSYARLLALCLSTGGIAMTVNILTGLCESMIPVIGIVLAPIVFIGGHIANCAFQSLGAFINSLRLHYVEYFAQFYIGGSQKFKAFRTKRRHTELGGK
- a CDS encoding ATP synthase subunit K (produces ATP from ADP in the presence of a proton gradient across the membrane; the K subunit is a nonenzymatic component which binds the dimeric form by interacting with the G and E subunits), with product MVEIVLGTALAAIGAGIAVGMAGLGSGIGQGIAAAGSVGAVAEDPDMFARGIIFTALPETQAIYGFLIAILLLVFSGIMGTGNSLTVASGLVAVGAGAAVGFAGLGSGMGQGITASSAVGAVVEEPDMFARGIIFTALSETQAIYGFLIAILLMVFGGILGG
- a CDS encoding V-type proton ATPase subunit E → MSAGTGKIFSSIMSDAQFKADSVLEEAEKESTSILGEGEKISIIEKEKILEDGKKQSAMRYQQIISEAKMNSRRMELEAREEIIEKSFKKAEEKLAEIASSTSEEYKESLKNIITEAALEIGGGELIILLKQEDVAKIKDSISSIENEVKEKTSNETKLEIGDNINTIGGSIVKTKNGDIEVNNTIEARMLRFKKSLRSEVARILFK
- a CDS encoding V-type ATP synthase subunit C, with protein sequence MVEDIATIVTSLGFPSVEAFIGAMFLVLAVVAVIVVVSTIKPVLDMFPYTYPNARVRARTGRLFTEKEFSEIVESQNIEEVKNYLRSVPDYAKYIDQYPLEKALDTQLAETYDLIARITPDNSKEVFQFLLKKWDIRNIKSIIIAKEAGLSSEETLNLIVPFGALTDKLDSLIEADNVTEVLNALEGTEYPKILEDAIPIYNETGLLLPLEASLDKYLLKNLLRASATPEDDNTSLLHNYIGTMVDVANIKIIIRAKADDLKFEDIEAYMISDGYQIREWKLKELMEAEDVAGVVNGLEGTDYAPMLSDAMSDYTETNSMASFENALDSHLTKTAKTISLKNQFGIGPMIGFLNRKESEVKKLKIIARGKREAGFSTSMIKEMLI
- a CDS encoding V-type ATP synthase subunit F, which codes for MKSSIAVMADEDTVTGFMLGGIKEGYPVKDMEKAGEILEDLVKKDFSVIITTEKIGDKFRDTIDKLTSERALPMIIEIPDKTGSIERESDPMRELIRRVIGVEMVK